Proteins encoded in a region of the Acipenser ruthenus chromosome 11, fAciRut3.2 maternal haplotype, whole genome shotgun sequence genome:
- the LOC117426667 gene encoding LOW QUALITY PROTEIN: BRCA1-associated RING domain protein 1-like (The sequence of the model RefSeq protein was modified relative to this genomic sequence to represent the inferred CDS: substituted 1 base at 1 genomic stop codon): protein MGVTACLEAGEQAPEQKYKVAEGPRHGRLNREQLLPRLFDDCHFYFLGCFKKPLKEDLVRLVREGGGQILCRQPKPESDVTQTIDTATYHALPKSDQSFCTQYILYKPRASALPERVRLGKVXSAPSSWLIHCSAAFQFLPVPEPSSLEE from the exons ATGG GGGTGACCGCTTGTCTGGAGGCTGGGGAGCAGGCACCGGAGCAGAAGTACAAAGTGGCTGAGGGTCCGCGCCACGGCCGGCTGAACCGGGAGCAGCTG TTGCCCCGGCTCTTTGACGACTGTCACTTCTACTTCCTGGGCTGCTTTAAGAAACCCCTGAAGGAGGACCTGGTGCGGCTGGTGAGGGAGGGCGGGGGTCAGATCCTCTGCCGGCAGCCCAAGCCAGAGAGCGACGTCACGCAGACCATCGACACGGCCACTTACCACGCCCTGCCCAAGTCTGACCAGTCCTTCTGCACCCAGTACATCCTGTACAAGCCCAGAGCCAGTGCCCTCCCCGAGAGGGTTCGCTTGGGCAAAGTGTGATCCGCCCCATCCTCCTGGCTCATCCACTGCAGCGCTGCCTTCCAGTTCCTGCCCGTACCCGAGCCCAGCAGCTTAGAGGAGTGA